The genome window GCATTCACCGGCACGGTCATCTTCGGCATTGGCGGCTGGGACTGGGCAATCCTCCTGCTCACATTCTTCATTACATCATCCGCATTGAGCCGCGCATTCAAAAAACGCAAACAGGGTCTCGATGAAAAATTTTCAAAAGGACACGAACGCGACGCAGGCCAGGTTCTCGGCAACGGCGGCATCGCAACCTTCTTTGCCGTGCTTCATTTCTTTTTTCCCGAATCAATCATCCCCTGGGTCGGGTTTGCCGCTGCCCTCGCCGCCGTCAACGCCGACACCTGGGCGACTGAACTCGGCGTGTTGGATCCAAATCCCCCGCGCATGATCACCAACTTGAAGAAGGCTGTGGAAAAAGGCACCTCGGGCGGGATCTCCTTAATGGGTACTCTCGCCGCCTTGGCAGGCTCCGCGTTAATTGCATTCCTCGCTTCTTTCTTAACGGATACATGGTCATTGTTCCTGCTTATTACTTTCTCAGGGTTGGGCGGCTCCCTTTTCGACTCGCTCCTCGGCGGAACCATCCAAGCCATGTACTACTGCCCCACCGATAAAAAAGAGACCGAGAAACATCCCATCCATGCCTGCGGCACGGAGACTGTTCACCTGCGCGGCTGGAAGTGGCTGGACAATGACTGGGTCAACTTTGCATGCGGCGCATTTGGGGTCAGTGTAGCAATGCTATTCACCTTAATGTAGACTGACCCGAAAGGTATTTCATGCCAGCCTCCCCCATCCTCGTCACCGGCGCCAGCGGATTCGTCGCCATTCACACCATCCTCCAACTGCTCGAGCAGGGCTATAACGTCCGCGGAACGATTCGGTCTTTGTCCAAAGAGTCGGAAGTCCGCGGGACGATCTCAAAGTACGTACAGGCAAATGACCGGCTGGAGTTCACGCCCGCAGACTTGAGGCAGGATGCAGGCTGGGATGAAGCGATGAAAAACGTTGGACATGTTTTGCATGTCGCGTCTCCGTTTCCGTTATTTGAACCAAAACACGAAGACGAACTCATCATCCCCGCCGTGCAGGGGACGCTGCGAGTGCTGCGCGCCGCGCACAAGGCGAAGGTCAGACGCGTGGTGCAGGTTTCGTCCAATGCGGCAATTTCATCAGGACATGAGGGTGAGAATAAAACGTTTACAGAAGCAGATTGGACAAATCCTGACAAGGTAGGCGCATACGCAAAAAGTAAAACGCTGGCCGAACGTGCCGCCTGGGAGTTTATCAACGGCGCGGAAAATACAGAAAAAATGGAATTGGCTGTCATAAACCCCCCGTTGATCCTTGGACCCATCCCAAACAAGAACCTGCCCACCTCCGCGGAGATGATCCGCGTGTTCATGCGCGGCGAAGTACCCGGCGTGGCACGCTTGAAAATGGGAATTGTGGATGTGCGCGATGTGGCCTCCGCGATCATCCTTGCCATGCAGACGCCTGAAGCGGCGGGACAGCGCTTTGCCTGTCCCGCCGCCACGATGTGGTACAAGGATATCGCGGATATTTTGCGCAGAGGGTTTGCAAATGCGGAGTATAAAAAAATTCCGCGCATCGTCTTTCCAAATTTTCTCGTCCGCGTGCTTGCCCTGTTCGATAAAAAGATCGCGCTGGTCGTCAGCGGTTTGGATTGGGATTATGAGCTCTCGAACGAAAAAGCCAGGCGCATCCTCAAGTGGACACCGCGCCCGAAGGAGGAAGCCATTATTTCCATGGCAAAAAGTTTGATCGAGCAGGGCTTTGCATAGATGTCATTGCGAGCCGCGCTTTTGGCGGCGCGGCAATCTCCCGTTCAATGATTGGAGAAATCATGAATTATTTACCCTCCGACACCCGTTATCAATCCATGCAATACCGCCGCTGCGGGCGCAGCGGACTGAAACTGCCTGTCGTTTCGCTTGGCTTGTGGCATAACTTCGGCGGCGTGGACACCTTCTCCAACAGCCGCGACATGGTCCTGCGCGCCTTCGACCTCGGCATCACACATTTTGACCTTGCCAACAATTACGGTCCGCCGCCGGGATCGGCGGAGGAAACCTTCGGCCGGATTCTGGCGAAGGATCTGCGAAGCTGCCGCGATGAACTACTCATCTCATCGAAAGCGGGCTACACCATGTGGGACGGTCCCTACGGCGATTGGGGTTCGCGCAAGTACCTGGTCTCCAGCCTCGACCAAAGCCTCGAGCGCATGGGCCTGGAGTACGTGGACATCTTCTACCATCACCGCCCCGACCCCGAAACCCCGCTCGAAGAGACCATGCAGGCGCTGGATTTCATCGTCCGCAGCGGGCGGGCGTTGTACGCGGGCATCTCGAATTACCCCGCCGATAGGACCCGCGAGGCTTCAACGATATTGAAATCACTCGGCACGCCTTGTTTGATCCACCAGCCTGTATACAGCATGTTCAACCGCTGGGTGGAGGATGGCTTGCTGGGTACGCTGAAAGAGGAGGGTATCGGCTGTATTGCCTTTTCGCCGCTGGAGCAGGGCTTGCTGACCGATAAATATCTCGGCGGCATTCCCGAAGGTTCACGAGCGTCCAAGGCGCATGGCTTTCTTAAGCCCGACCAGATCACCGCTGACAAAATTGGAAAGGCACAAAAATTGAATGAGCTGGCAAAAACGCGCGGACAATCCCTCGCGCAAATGGCGCTGGCTTGGGTTCTGCGCCACGAGACGATGACCTCCGTGCTGATCGGGGCGAGCAGGGTCAGCCAGATCGAAGATGCGGTGGGGATGCTAAATAACTCGAAATTCTTAGAAGAAGAATTAGGAGAGATCGAAAATATTTTGAAGTAAACAAAATGACATCCGGGAAAACCCTCGGATGTCTTGCTTTTATTATCCCCTCCAGATCTTGAAATCCTTCAAGCTCGAACCGCCTAAAAATTCGCGCACGATGGAATTGGCGGGCACAAGGCCCGCATCCAGGGGCAGGAACCATTCGAGGAATGCCAGCAGACGGCGCGCTTCGATGTGCTCCGCCACGGTGTGCGGAACCTGGCGCAGAAGCGGCTCGGCCAGCGGCTTGAGCGCCGCAAGTTCGAACACCAATGCAGAGTTGAACATCACGTCCGCGTTCTCCTGGTAGGGGAAGATATGCCGCTTCTCGCCGCGCCGCACCGATTCCCAGCGCGAGATCGTGGCCTGCGCCGAGTATCCGCGCTCGCGCGCGTCGCGCACAATGCGGCGGATGAGGCGCGTGTCGGTCGTCGAAACACGGTTGTGGCGGTCGAGGTTGAGCTGGGTCAGGGCGGAGACATACACCCGAAAGGCCGAATCAGCCCAACGGTCCGGGATGAGGCGCGGGTTCATCCCATGGATGCCTTCGAGGATAATCGGCTGTCCATGCGTCAATTGGATGATATCGCCCGCTTCGCTTCGTCCTTCCTTGAAGTTGAATCGCGGCAATTGAACCTTTTCCCCGCTGAGAAGTTTTTCCATATCCTGCGTGAGCCGCGCGAGATCCAGCGCATCGATCGTTTCGAAATCGAGTTCGCCGTTTTCATCCAGCGGGCTTTCATCACGGTCGATGAAGTAATTATCCAATTCGAGCGGATAGGGCGAGATGCCGCGTGCCAGCAGCTGGATCGCAAGACGGCGCGAGGAGGTGGTCTTGCCCGATGAGGAGGGGCCCGCGATCAAAATGATGCGGGCCTGTTTCTGCACGATCTGCTGGGCAATATCGGCGACATATTGTTCGTGCAGCGCCTCCGAGACCAGCACGATCTCATCTGCGCGGCCCGCTTCGATGGCGTCATTGAGCGCGCCGACGTTGTCGATATTGAGGGTTTTCAGCCAGTCGCCGTATTGGCGGAATGTTTTCAACAGTTTCGGATAATCGTCTATCGGTTCGAGCTGCGTGGGCGCATGGCGGCGCGGGAACTGGATGGTGAAGCCGCCGTTGATCATTTTCAGGTCGAACCATTTCAAATAGGCGGTGGACGGGACCATGTAGCCGTGCATGTAATCCATCTGACCGTTCAGGCTGTACAGCGTGAGATAGTCCTTGCTGCGGTGTTTGAGCAGGCGCAGTTTGTCTTCATATCCGCGCTGTTCAAAATATTCGACCGCCTCCCGAATGGGTACTTCCCTACGCATGAAAGGGTGATCCTCGCGGATCAGTTTCTGCATTTGCGCCTTGATGGAATCGATCTCGTTTTGCGAGAGCGGTTCGCGGTTTGTCACTTCGCAGTAATATCCGCCGGAGGAAACAGAATGGTCGATGTTCAGCCTTCCGGCGGGGAAAAGCTGGGCAAAGACCATTTCAAGCAAAAAGACCAGCGAGCGGCGGTAGATGCGCGCGCCGTCGGCGGTATCCATGGTGACGGGCAGGCAATGGGATTCAAAATGGACCGGGTAGGTCAGTTCATGGATCTGGTTGTTGATGATCGCGGCGACGATCGGCGCGGAAAAATCGTCCCTCACCTGCGCAAGGAATGCCCCCACCGGCGTGCCGCGAGGGCCGCTCAGCGTCCTGCCGTCCGGCAAATGAACTTCGATATTCGGATTGGGCTTTGTGATTTTAATGGACATGAGTTGGAAGGTTGGAAGGTGATTTTTCCTGCGGCCTTCCAGCCTGATCCTTTCAACTTTTTAACTTTGACAATAGTTTTTCCGGCTTGCCGGCGAATTCGTCCAGCGGAATTTCCCCGTTCGTCAGCGCCAGCAGGGTGTTTGTGAGCGCTGCATTGACCGGGGTGGGGATCCCGTGGGTCTTGCCCTCACGCACAACGGCGCCATGCAGGTATTCCACCTCGCTTTTACCGCGCCCGGAATACAGGTCAATATGAAAGGAGGGCATTTTTGCGCCTCGTCCACTGCCCGCGGCGCGGGAGAGCAGGGGCTTCGAAAGCCAGAGAGGTAATTTTGTGGCAAATGCCAATGCCGCAACGGGCGTGCCGGGCAAATCCACCACTTCGAGGTTCATCGCCTTCATCACCGCGAGGCATTCGCGGAGCATGTCAATTTCAAGTTTGTACAAATCCTTATTCGCAAAAACCTGTGCCGCGGTCAGATCCAGGATCGCCGAGGTGGGATTGGCAATGAGATTGGTGAGCATCTTCGACCATTTCATGCTGTGCGCTTCGGGATACAGGCGGCATTTGAGATATGCGGCATTCAAGGCGGCCACGAGTTTTTCCGACAGCGGCTGCCCTGCCGCGACGCCTACACCGCGCAATTTTTCAAGAACGATGTCACCGGGTCCACGGCGGCCGATGGCGGTTGTGACTGTGCCGTAGATGACCTTGTCCGTGCCAAGGGTTTGCGCGATGATCGGTTCATTGTCCACGCCATTGGACAGGCACAGGATTGGCGGAAGTTTTTCCGCAAAGGGCTTCAACCCTTCCAGCGCGGAGGCGGTATCGAAGGATTTCAAAGCGAAAATTGCGGCATCGAACGGACCGAATTGCAAGGCTCCTTCAAGTGAAGGCTCGATCACAAAGGAGCGCGGCGGAACGATATAGGCATCCTTCGTCTTTCGCCTTTCATCAACCGTCAGATCCAACCGCATACCTTTCGCGCGCAATTCGGTCACCATCTTTGGCTGTTCCACGAAGACGACCTGGTTCCCGGCCAGCGCCAGTGACCCGCCAACGTAGGTCCCTATGGCGCCCGCACCAAAGAAGAGGCATTTCAGACCGGAAGATTGAGAACGAGGTTGTACCATGAGACTCCGATATTAGTCCGCATCCTGCCAGTGAATGTGGTCATTGAGTTTGTCAATTGCCCAGCGATGTTGATGCGGGGAATAGATCAGCTGTGCAAATGCGGTATTCCCAAAACGGAAACGTGTGCCCGTGTTATTGGCTTGCGGAGCGACTCCCACAACCGCATGCATGACCTGGTTCAACAATCCGCCGTGTGAGACGATCAAATACCTGGCGGGCTCGCGCTTCAACAGATTGTGCAATGCCTGTCCCGCACGCAGGAACAATTCCCAGTCACCCTCCCCATCAAAACCGACGGGATCATACGGCGTGATGAATTCCGGATGTGAAAAATTCTGGCGGACTTCATGGGCGGTAAGCCCGGCAAACTCGCCGTTGTCACGTTCCAGCCATAAAGGCTCAAACTCGATTTTCAGGTCCAGCGCAGAGGCAATGACCTCCGCCGTCTCCTTCGTACGCAGGAGCGGACTGGAAATCAGGTGGTCGAATTTCAGGTTCTCCCTTTTCCAACGCTCCGCCAGGGCCTGCGCCTGCGCGCGCCCCTTTTCCGTCAGCGGAAAATCCGCCTGCCCCTGCCAGCGGGCTTCCGCATTCCCGACCGATTCTCCGTGACGCAGCAGGGTAATATGAAATGACCTCGATTTACTCTCCATCGTCCGCTATCTTCCCCTTCAACAAGTACACTGGGCGGCGTTTGACTTCCTGAAAAATATAGCCAACATAAACACCGATAAATCCCAGCAGGATCATGATAATTCCACTGGCAATCAAAAGCACCCCCATTAAAGAACTCCAGCCCGCAACCACCCGTTCCGTGTGGCCGGTGAGCCACAATGTCAACACATACACCAGCTGCGTGACAGCGAGTACAAAGAACATCAAGCCCGTACTTAATCCAATATACAAAGGCGCAAGTGAAAATGAAAAGATCGCATCCGATGCAAGGCGGATCATTTTGCCGATGGAATATTTCGATTTTCCCGCCACGCGGGCAGGCTCGTGGTAGGGGAGGATGACGCTGTTATATCCCATCCATGAGATCATGCCGCGCAGGAAGCGGTGATACTCCTTCATCGAGCGCAGTCCGTCCAGTGCATTACGCGAAAGCGCGCGGAAGTCCGCCGCGCCTTGCAGGACCTGCGTGCCGCTGATTTTATTGATCAGCCAGTAAAATAGATTGGATGTAATTTTTTTGAACGAAAGCGAGCCGTCGTCCTCCATGCGTTGCGCCTGCACGATGTCAAAACCCTGCCGGATGAGGCGTATCATTTGGGGGATCATCTCCGGCGGGTGCTGCCCATCCCCGTCCATGGAAATCATCACATCGCCGCGTGACGCGTCCATGCCGGCGGTCAGCGCGGCTTGATGCCCGAAGTTGCGGCTGAGTTGGAGCAGGGAAACGCGCGGGTCTTTGTCCGCTATTTTTCGGAGTGTATCCACCGTCCCATCGTTTGAGCCGTCGTCCACATAAATGAATCGAAACCTGTATGGGAGGGACGCTACCACGCGGCGAATATCCGCATAGGTTCGTTCAATTGCTTCGGCTTCATTAAAGACGGGGATGACAATATCCACATCCATCTTTTTCTTTGGCATATGAAGATTCTACCACGCGCTTCTCAATCGGACCTCCTGCCTGATTGCCCCAACACGCAGGGCCATCACTCGAACCTGAACTCCAGAATTAGTTCCATCACCAGTTCCTGTTCGCTTCCAGTCAAAGCATTGTGAAAAGGCAGGCGCACCAATTGATCCGAGATTCTTTCCGTCACAGGACAATCCCCCGTTTTTCCGCCAAAGGACTGTCCCATATCAGAGAGATGAAGCGGAAGATAATGGAAAACACTGTAAATTCCGCGCTCGCGCAAATACGCGATGAACTTCTGGCGCACGTCAAGGCTGGGCATCAGCAAATAAAACATGTGATACGCCTGTTCGCATCCTTCAGGGATGATCGGCAGGCGAACATCATGCAAGTTGGCCCACTCTTTCAGCCCCGCATGATACATGTCCCACACGTGCTTGCGGTGGGATTGGATACGCTCGCGTTCTTCAAACTGGGCCAACAAGAACGCGGCAAGCATGTCGGAAGGAAGGTAGGAGGAACCGATGTCCACCCAGGTGTATTTGTCGACCTGTCCGCGGAAGAAGCGCGAGCGATTCGTCCCCTTTTCACGGATGATCTCGGCACGATCCGCCAGTTCCGAATCATTGATCAATAATGCGCCGCCCTCTCCGCATGAAAAATTTTTCGTTTCATGAAAAGATTGCGTTGTCATCGAACCAAATGTGCCAAGGTATTTCCCCTTGTATTTTCCGAACAAGCCGTGCGCATTGTCTTCCACCACATGGAGATTGCGGCGGGCTGCGATCTCCATAATCGAATCCATTTCACAACCGACGCCTGCATAATGCACAGGAACGATTGCCTTCGTCCGAGGGGTAATGGCATCCTCCAGTTTGGATTCATCCAAATTCAGGGTATCAGGCCGGACGTCCAGAAAGAGCGGAGTCGCGCCCCTCAGCACAAAGGCATTCACGGTCGAAACAAAAGTAAAGTCTGGAATGATGACTTCATCGCCGGGTTGAATATCCAGCAGGATGGCGGACATCTCCAATGCGTGCGTACATGAAGTGGTGAGTAACGCCTTCCTGACACCCAGCTCGTTCTCCAGAAAAGCGTGGCATTTTTTGGAGAACGGTCCATCACCGGATAAGTGACCAGCGGCAACAGCCTGCCGGATATATTCAAGTTCATTCCCCACAGGAACAGGACGATTGAAATCTACGCGGATGTCGGGTGTTTTCATTTGCGGATTATGATGGTGAAATCGTACAAATCGTAATCGTGAAGCAACGCCACATTGCGTGAGAAATTGCGTTTGCAATGGTCAAAAAAGAAGCATGGATCAGCATAATACAGATCCGGACGCATTCTATCCGCATCGGAATATTTGGTAAGCATATTAAAGGCCATGCCTTTCGCCGAATGTATATTCATTTGCCCAAGGGATTCGATGACAATTTGCGTCCAGGCATCAGGGCTGGCATCCAGTTTCATGTTGAAAGTACCGCTCACAACAGCGTAGTCCAGCACAGGGACTTCCTCGATCCTGCTCGTGAACATACAATGTGGGTTGTCGGGATGCAGGCTGCGTCCTTTTGATATCATTGACTCTGCGATATCGTAGCCGACATAATGCAGATCATGACCCAGTCCCAGCAAATAATCATACATCCCGCCATAACCGCTCCCGTAATCCAACAGGGAGTATTGAACGCTCGGATCGATTACTTTGATCAGTTGCTGGAAACGGGCTTCCTGGGATTCGGTCGAATTATAGTCCACGCCGCGGTGGGTTGCACCGTGCAATTTCAATTTTTCTGTAAAATAACTTTTAACCTTGTTCAATTCAAAAGACTTGGACATCGTTTCCTTTTCAAAGCGGATTCATATAGCGCCCGGCTTCATTTCCCACCATGAACAGCAAATCAAGGATTGTAACGTAGGGGTCGAAAGGCGGATGGAGCTGGGGATAATCCGGGTAATTATATTCCATAAATTCGAGGGTAATGCCCGCCTCGTCAAATTTTGGCTTTTCGACATAATCACGCGCGGAGGGCCCGCTGATATAGTGCGTGGCTCCCACCTGTTTCAATATCTGTATCAAGCGGTTTGTTTTTTGGCCGTCAACCCCTGAGATTTCAGAAGAACGCATAAAGCGTGTATGGGAGAACCCGATCAAGCGTGCAATTTCAATCGTCAGCCAGATGGTGAAATCAGCCAGATGTTCATCGCGGCGCTCGAAGACAGATTCGAGCCAGGGGACGTAGGATGCGAAACGGGGTGTCTTGACATAGGCAAAGGTCAATGCCTTAAGATGATTCTTCGCCCAGGGCTTTGACCAGTCAATCCGCACATCCTTGATCGGCGTTCCGTCTGTCACGCCCTTGCTGTGTACTGGAATGGTCAGCCATTGTTTACCTTGAGCCGTTTTGATCTGGTTACGGTTGCGCCAGCCATGTTTATCATATTGAACATCATCATAAAAAATAAAAAGGTCGGCGCGGCGAATCTGATCGAAATAGCCGCGCCAGGGAATATAGGAAGGCTGCAGGATGACAACATTCATTGCCCGCTTCCTATGAATGTATCAACGACATACGGCGGTCTGTCCATGCTGCGGTCGAAAATCCGCGCCAGGTATTCGCCAAAGATACCCAGGGTAAACAACTGTGCACCGCTGAAAAGCGAAATGATCGAGGCCAGGAACGGGAAGCCCGGCAAACTCCCGTGAATAAAATAGACCCCCAATACGTAGATAAAAACACCAACACCAAACACGGTCATGATAAAACCGACCCAGCTTGCCAGGCGCAACGGCAACGTGCTATACCCCGTCAGGATAAGCATTGTCGCACGAACCAGCGCAAAAAAGTCATAATTTGAAGTTTCCGCCGGGGGGATATCCACATAGATGGACGTGAACCGTATCGTTCCCCATGAAAGCAGGACATCCAGGGTCATCGAAGGGCTTTGGAAATTCGCAAATGAATCCCTCAATTTTGTGCGAAACATGCGAAACGCGGAAATATTACGCACCGAGGGCACGCCCATTACACGCGCAAGCAAACGCTTGATGTTCGCCGTCAATAAATTTCGCAGAAAGCCTTGCGGCAGTTTGCGAGGCGCACCATACACAACATCAAACCCCTCATTCAATTCTGCAAGCAATGCCGCGATTTCCTCGGGTGGATGCTGTAAATCCTGATCCATCGTTACGGCAATCTCATAGCGGGCTGTGCGCACGCCACACAAAGTCGCATTATGCTGACCATAATTGCGCATCAAGTTGACACCCCGCACCCAGGCATGTTCCTTTACAAGTTTCTCAATGACCGCCCAGCTTTTATCGGGGCTGCCGTCATTGACAAGCAGGACTTCATATGAATCTGCGATCTCTGGCAAAGTCCTTCCCAAACGCTCAACGAGCACTGGAATGGTCTGACTGCCGCCATATACCGGGATAACGACTGAAATATTTGGCATGGGAAATTATACCTGCCTCACAATTGGACCCCGTGCCTGTCAGCCAGCAAACGACGCGCGCGCGCCACCTCGGCATTTTTCTGTTCCCTGCTCCACCCAAGGGATTCGCCCATACCATCCGCAAGTTCATCCACGGATTCCTTTGTCAACTGGCCCAGCATCGCAAGCATGGTACGCCGCAGGAAAATGTCATCGAGGTGTACGGCTTTTTCATACTGTGCAAGGAACATGATCTCCCGCCGGGTGTAATCCGGCAGGGATTTGAGCGGCACATCCATCGCCCGTTTGATAAAGCTCGCGACCGCTTCCGTGCGTGTGCCATAACGGTCGAACAATACTTCGAGGCGATCCCTGCTCAAGCCGGTCCATGCAGCAAGACCTTCAATATGCTTCCTGCGCTCTTCCTCGCCTTGCGGATACCCACGCCCGCCGCCGATGGGAAGATCGCGCGTATCCTTTTGACGCGTTTGTCCAAGGTACGCCAGTGTCTTATCCGTCACCTGCTCGGCAAAGGCACGGAAGGACGTCCACTTGCCGCCCACGAGAGAGTAAACGGGGAAGTCCAAATCTGTCCAATCCCCGCTCAACACTTCGATATGATGGTCGCGACTGACCTGCCCCGTGGTCTTTGCACCGCTACTGGGCAATGGACGCACGCCGGTAAAGCGGAACACAACCTGTTCCCGCGTCACTTTGATGGACGGGAACACGCGCTCGATCATGCCGATGAAATAATCCACCTCTTCATCCGTACAGCGTGCCTCATCAGGATTCTCGATCTTGATATCCGATGTGCCGACCAGCACACGGTCATATAACGGGAAGATGAGTACAATGCGCCCATCCCTGTTTTCAAAGAAAAATTCATTATCACCGATCGCAACGCGCAGTTCAGGATGATCCAAAACAAGATGCGAGCCTTTCGTGCCACCAATATACCGCGTGGACAAACCCAGATTGTGATTGGCAAAATCGATCCATGGACCCGCGGCGTTGATGACCAGCTTCGGCCGCACTTCATAGGTTTCATCGCTCAACTCATCGCGCAGAATGACCGCATCCTTCTCACCCTTGACCATGCTCACGTAATTCAAAGCACGCGCATTAGGATTGTCCACTTCGGCATCCAGTAAAATTTCAAGTGCAAGCCGTTCAGGGTTCGAGATCAAGCCGTCGTAATAGGTGGCGGTATTAACCACCCGTGGATGGAGTTTATTCCATAATTTCAGCGAAGAGGCGCGCGACAAAAACCGATGGCGCGGAACCGTGCGGTTTTTCCCCGTATAGGCATCGTACATGATCAAACCAAG of Anaerolineales bacterium contains these proteins:
- a CDS encoding glycosyltransferase family 2 protein, giving the protein MPNISVVIPVYGGSQTIPVLVERLGRTLPEIADSYEVLLVNDGSPDKSWAVIEKLVKEHAWVRGVNLMRNYGQHNATLCGVRTARYEIAVTMDQDLQHPPEEIAALLAELNEGFDVVYGAPRKLPQGFLRNLLTANIKRLLARVMGVPSVRNISAFRMFRTKLRDSFANFQSPSMTLDVLLSWGTIRFTSIYVDIPPAETSNYDFFALVRATMLILTGYSTLPLRLASWVGFIMTVFGVGVFIYVLGVYFIHGSLPGFPFLASIISLFSGAQLFTLGIFGEYLARIFDRSMDRPPYVVDTFIGSGQ
- a CDS encoding glycerol-3-phosphate dehydrogenase/oxidase, with amino-acid sequence MMNRNEIFNSIKNNSDISVLIVGAGINGIGTFRDLALNGVDVLMIDRADFCSGASAASSHMAHGGIRYLENGEFRLVREAVQERNRMIRNAPHMVSPLPTTIPVFKYFSGILNAPLKFFGLLDKPSERGSIIIKLGLIMYDAYTGKNRTVPRHRFLSRASSLKLWNKLHPRVVNTATYYDGLISNPERLALEILLDAEVDNPNARALNYVSMVKGEKDAVILRDELSDETYEVRPKLVINAAGPWIDFANHNLGLSTRYIGGTKGSHLVLDHPELRVAIGDNEFFFENRDGRIVLIFPLYDRVLVGTSDIKIENPDEARCTDEEVDYFIGMIERVFPSIKVTREQVVFRFTGVRPLPSSGAKTTGQVSRDHHIEVLSGDWTDLDFPVYSLVGGKWTSFRAFAEQVTDKTLAYLGQTRQKDTRDLPIGGGRGYPQGEEERRKHIEGLAAWTGLSRDRLEVLFDRYGTRTEAVASFIKRAMDVPLKSLPDYTRREIMFLAQYEKAVHLDDIFLRRTMLAMLGQLTKESVDELADGMGESLGWSREQKNAEVARARRLLADRHGVQL